The proteins below come from a single Rhizobium sp. BT04 genomic window:
- a CDS encoding MFS transporter, whose translation MPKSSRFRSAQTVTVLAVTQLIGWGTTFDMLGVLGRVVAPALGLPNEVVFAGLTIMMMVSAIVGPATGRWLGRYGAARVLSAASLTFALGLLLLAAADGVMLYASAWVVIGIGGALGLSAPAYAAVVEREGENGKRVIAILMLFTGLSSAIFWPILSLLNEALGWRLTFLVCAALQFFVCLPLHLFALPKPVVTHAEGGAAEIAPVPLTKAARRKAFLLIAAATTITTFITFGISPSLLEIFRQSGASPAFALQLGSARGVLGISARFLDMLLGRRGNPLLSAAMGIGLMAMSFLVMLVASPSAPLLVTFVLLYGFGTGVMTVARALLPLALFSPGEYGLQSARLSLPQNLANAIAPVIFTAILDRAGTGPALVTGAALTALALAFILMLMALVRGAHASQPSPVVP comes from the coding sequence ATGCCAAAATCCTCCCGCTTCCGCTCGGCGCAGACGGTCACCGTGCTTGCCGTTACCCAGCTGATCGGCTGGGGCACGACATTCGACATGCTCGGTGTCCTGGGCCGCGTCGTGGCGCCCGCTCTCGGTCTGCCGAATGAGGTGGTGTTTGCCGGCCTGACGATCATGATGATGGTCAGCGCCATCGTTGGTCCCGCGACCGGCCGCTGGCTGGGCCGCTACGGGGCCGCCCGGGTGCTTTCGGCCGCCTCGCTGACCTTTGCGCTTGGCCTGCTTCTGCTTGCCGCCGCAGACGGCGTCATGCTCTATGCCAGCGCCTGGGTCGTCATCGGCATCGGCGGCGCATTAGGCCTTTCGGCACCGGCCTATGCCGCCGTCGTCGAGCGCGAAGGGGAAAACGGCAAACGCGTCATCGCCATTCTCATGCTGTTCACCGGGCTATCGAGCGCCATCTTCTGGCCGATCCTCAGCCTGCTCAACGAGGCGCTCGGCTGGCGGCTGACCTTTCTTGTCTGCGCGGCGCTGCAATTCTTCGTCTGCCTGCCGCTGCATCTTTTCGCCCTGCCAAAACCTGTTGTAACGCATGCAGAAGGCGGCGCGGCCGAAATCGCCCCGGTGCCGCTCACCAAGGCGGCGCGGCGCAAAGCCTTCCTGCTGATTGCCGCGGCGACGACGATTACGACCTTCATCACCTTCGGCATCTCGCCATCGCTGCTCGAAATCTTCCGCCAGTCCGGCGCTTCGCCAGCCTTTGCGCTGCAGCTCGGCTCGGCACGCGGCGTGCTCGGCATCTCGGCGCGCTTCCTCGACATGCTGCTCGGCCGGCGCGGCAACCCTCTGCTCAGCGCGGCCATGGGCATCGGGCTGATGGCGATGAGTTTCCTGGTGATGCTGGTCGCCAGTCCGTCGGCACCGCTGCTGGTCACCTTCGTCCTGCTCTACGGCTTCGGCACCGGCGTCATGACCGTCGCCCGCGCGCTTCTACCGCTGGCGCTGTTTTCGCCGGGCGAATACGGCCTGCAATCGGCCCGGCTGTCGCTGCCGCAAAACCTCGCCAATGCCATCGCCCCCGTCATCTTCACCGCCATCCTCGACCGCGCCGGCACCGGCCCGGCGCTCGTCACCGGAGCCGCTCTCACAGCCTTGGCGCTGGCCTTCATACTGATGTTGATGGCACTGGTGCGCGGCGCCCACGCATCGCAGCCGAGCCCGGTCGTTCCATGA
- a CDS encoding Dabb family protein, producing the protein MIRHIVFFTVPEEHLQEVRSGLSILTGIPHARLLEIGTNVKTDQLGTEIDLVVYGEFDDEAALAAYKAHPDYQLSIERVRPLREKRIAADYDSRAALTQPL; encoded by the coding sequence GTGATCCGCCATATCGTCTTCTTCACCGTGCCGGAGGAGCATCTGCAGGAGGTGAGATCAGGGCTTTCCATCCTGACCGGCATTCCGCATGCGCGGCTGCTGGAAATCGGCACCAATGTGAAGACCGATCAGCTCGGCACCGAGATCGATCTTGTGGTCTACGGCGAATTCGACGACGAGGCGGCTCTGGCCGCCTATAAGGCCCATCCCGATTATCAGCTGTCGATCGAGCGCGTGCGGCCGCTCCGAGAAAAGCGCATCGCCGCTGATTACGACAGCCGTGCGGCACTGACGCAGCCGCTCTGA